A genomic window from Sceloporus undulatus isolate JIND9_A2432 ecotype Alabama chromosome 9, SceUnd_v1.1, whole genome shotgun sequence includes:
- the PPP2R1A gene encoding serine/threonine-protein phosphatase 2A 65 kDa regulatory subunit A alpha isoform, whose amino-acid sequence MAFAPPLQGVAANSASPLEEKPGAKMAAADGDDSLYPIAVLIDELRNEDVQLRLNSIKKLSTIALALGVERTRSELLPFLTDTIYDEDEVLLALAEQLGTFTALVGGPEYVHCLLPPLESLATVEETVVRDKAVESLRAISHEHSPSDLEAHFVPLVKRLAGGDWFTSRTSACGLFSVCYPRVSSSVKAELRQYFRNLCSDDTPMVRRAAASKLGEFAKVLELEHVKSEIIPMFSNLASDEQDSVRLLAVEACVNIAQLLPQEDLESLVMPTLRQAAEDKSWRVRYMVADKFTELQKAVGPEITKTDLVPAFQNLMKDCEAEVRAAASHKVKEFCENLSADCRENVIMTQILPCIKELVSDANQHVKSALASVIMGLSPILGKDNTIEHLLPLFLAQLKDECPEVRLNIISNLDCVNEVIGIRQLSQSLLPAIVELAEDAKWRVRLAIIEYMPLLAGQLGVEFFDEKLNSLCMAWLVDHVYAIREAATSNLKKLVEKFGKDWAHATIIPKVLAMSNDPNYLHRMTTLFCINVLSEVCGQEITTKHMLPTVLRMAGDAVANVRFNVAKSLQKIGPILDNSTLQNEVKPVLEKLTQDADVDVKYFAQEALTVLALA is encoded by the exons ATGGCGTTCGCCCCGCCCCTGCAAGGCGTCGCTGCGAACTCTGCGTCCCCTTTAGAAGAGAAGCCGGGAGCTAAGATGGCGGCCGCCGACGGAGATGACTCGCTGTACCCAATTGCCGTGCTGATCGACGAGCTACGGAACGAGGACGTTCAG CTTCGTCTGAACAGCATCAAGAAACTCTCCACCATTGCGTTGGCCTTGGGCGTTGAGCGGACGCGCAGTGAGCTCTTGCCTTTTCTCACAG ATACTATTTACGATGAGGATGAGGTGCTACTCGCCCTTGCGGAGCAGCTGGGAACCTTCACAGCTCTGGTTGGGGGCCCTGAATATGTCCACTGTTTATTG CCTCCACTTGAGAGCCTTGCTACAGTGGAGGAGACAGTGGTGCGGGACAAGGCGGTGGAATCCCTGCGCGCAATCTCCCATGAGCACTCTCCATCTGACCTTGAGGCCCATTTTGTGCCCCTGGTGAAGCGCCTGGCAGGAGGTGACTGGTTCACCTCTCGCACCTCTGCTTGTGGCCTCTTCAGCGTCTGTTACCCGCGAGTCTCCAGTTCAGTGAAAGCTGAGCTCCGTCA ATATTTCCGGAACCTATGCTCAGATGATACCCCAATGGTGAGGCGAGCAGCAGCCTCCAAGCTGGGTGAATTTGCCAAAGTCTTGGAGTTGGAACATGTCAAGAGTGAGATCATCCCCATGTTCTCTAACCTGGCGTCTGATGAGCAG GACTCAGTTCGTTTATTGGCTGTGGAAGCATGTGTTAATATTGCTCAGCTCCTGCCCCAGGAAGACCTGGAATCTTTGGTCATGCCAACGCTACGGCAAGCAGCAGAAGACAAATCTTGGCGGGTCCGTTACATGGTGGCTGATAAGTTCACAGAG CTCCAAAAAGCTGTTGGGCCAGAAATCACTAAGACTGACTTAGTGCCAGCCTTCCAGAACCTCATGAAAGACTGTGAAGCTGAAGTCCGGGCTGCTGCCTCCCACAAAGTCAAAG aGTTCTGTGAGAACCTCTCTGCTGATTGTCGTGAAAATGTCATCATGACCCAAATCTTGCCCTGCATCAAG GAACTAGTGTCAGATGCAAATCAGCATGTCAAATCAGCATTGGCCTCTGTGATCATGGGGCTCTCTCCCATTTTGGGCAAGGACAATACAATTGAACACCTCTTGCCTCTCTTCCTGGCTCAGCTCAAAGATGAG TGTCCCGAAGTCCGACTCAACATAATCTCCAACCTGGACTGCGTGAATGAGGTGATTGGTATCCGGCAATTGTCTCAGTCCCTCCTCCCAGCCATTGTGGAATTGGCGGAGGATGCCAAATGGCGTGTGCGATTGGCTATCATTGAGTACATGCCCCTGTTGGCTGGGCAACTG GGTGTAGAATTCTTTGATGAGAAGCTGAACTCCCTTTGCATGGCATGGCTTGTGGATCACG TCTATGCCATCCGAGAAGCGGCTACCAGCAACCTTAAGAAGCTTGTGGAGAAGTTTGGCAAGGACTGGGCCCATGCCACTATAATCCCAAAGGTGCTGGCTATGTCCAATGACCCCAACTACTTACACCGCATGACCACACTCTTCTGTATCAAT GTGCTGTCAGAGGTGTGTGGGCAGGAGATCACCACAAAGCACATGCTTCCCACCGTTTTGCGGATGGCAGGCGATGCAGTAGCAAATGTCCGCTTCAATGTGGCCAAGTCCCTTCAGAAAATTGGACCAATCCTGGACAACAG CACCCTTCAAAATGAAGTGAAGCCAGTTCTGGAAAAACTAACACAGGATGCTGATGTGGATGTCAAATACTTTGCCCAGGAGGCACTGACTG TGTTGGCGTTGGCTTGA
- the LOC121915515 gene encoding chemokine-like receptor 1: protein MAQGPKNDSCPDQQASGEMSTSPAANTSSSSLALGESTVRNTVKIITGVIFSFIFLAGVTGNGIVLWVTGLKLRWTSNTVWFFNLAFADLASTSLIFVTVLNLALDLHWPFGSVACKVANCLFGLSVCSGVLLLSSISVDRCVLVVAPVWCQNYRTPRLTWGACGFLWLISLAFFVPSSYFFTEVSVEKNNRSSCNNLDIFQDWQEAEVLTICIFLYQFLLPLLVISISYTILVVTMHKKKLNKSSKPFLVVTRVVFCFFLCWLPYHALALARISMDIVPDTMRLVAIPLSKCLAMFNSCINPLLYVFVGQEFQDAVRRSLLQVFRTAFEEAPMAANI from the coding sequence GGAGATGTCCACAAGCCCAGCAGCCAATACATCATCTTCCTCACTGGCCCTGGGGGAAAGCACAGTGCGTAACACTGTCAAGATCATCACCGGTGTGATCTTCAGCTTTATTTTCCTGGCTGGAGTGACTGGGAATGGGATAGTTTTGTGGGTCACTGGACTGAAGCTCCGCTGGACATCCAACACAGTCTGGTTTTTCAACCTCGCCTTCGCTGACTTGGCTTCCACCTCCCTGATCTTTGTTACAGTCCTGAATTTGGCCTTGGATCTGCACTGGCCCTTTGGCTCTGTGGCCTGCAAGGTGGCCAACTGCCTTTTTGGGCTGAGTGTGTGCAGTGGTGTTCTCCTGCTCAGCTCCATTAGCGTGGACCGCTGTGTTCTTGTGGTGGCCCCAGTCTGGTGCCAAAATTATCGCACTCCCCGTCTCACCTGGGGGGCTTGTGGGTTTCTCTGGCTGATTTCCTTAGCTTTCTTTGTCCCCAGCTCCTACTTCTTCACTGAGGTTTCAGTGGAAAAGAACAACCGTAGCTCCTGCAACAACCTGGATATCTTCCAGGACTGGCAGGAAGCTGAGGTCCTCACCATTTGTATCTTTCTCTACCAGTTCCTACTTCCCCTACTCGTCATCTCCATCTCCTACACAATCTTGGTGGTGACTATGCACAAGAAGAAACTCAACAAGTCCAGCAAGCCCTTCTTGGTGGTCACCAGAGTggtcttctgcttcttcttgtgTTGGCTGCCCTACCATGCCTTGGCTTTGGCAAGGATCTCCATGGACATAGTGCCAGATACCATGCGCCTGGTAGCCATCCCCCTCTCGAAGTGCCTTGCCATGTTCAACAGCTGCATCAACCCTTTGCTCTATGTTTTTGTGGGGCAGGAGTTCCAGGATGCAGTAAGGCGGTCCTTGCTGCAGGTCTTCAGGACAGCTTTTGAGGAGGCACCAATGGCAGCCAACATCTGA